A part of Rattus norvegicus strain BN/NHsdMcwi chromosome 4, GRCr8, whole genome shotgun sequence genomic DNA contains:
- the Prss37 gene encoding probable inactive serine protease 37 precursor: MKFIIYFTILAGTALFTHSSVQKEDHAPYLAYLKSNFNPCVGVLIKASWVLAPSHCYLPNLRVMLGNFKSRVRDGTEQTIYPIQIIRYWNYSHTAPQDDLMLIKLAKPATFNNKVQVLPIATTNVRPGTICTLSGLDWSQENNGRHPDLRQNLEAPVMTDKDCQKTQQGSNHRNSLCVKFGKVFSRIFGEVAVATVICKNKLQGIEVGHFMGGDVGIYTNIYSYVPWIEKTTKEKMK; encoded by the exons ATGAAATTTATTATCTATTTCACCATCCTAGCTG GAACAGCTTTATTCACTCACTCATCTGTGCAGAAAGAGGACCATGCTCCTTACTTAGCATACCTCAAGTCTAACTTCAACCCCTGTGTGGGTGTCCTAATCAAGGCCAGCTGGGTGCTGGCCCCATCCCACTGCTATTTACC AAATCTGAGGGTGATGTTGGGAAATTTCAAGAGCAGAGTCAGAGATGGAACAGAGCAGACAATTTATCCCATCCAGATTATCCGCTACTGGAACTACAGCCACACAGCCCCACAGGATGACCTCATGCTTATTAAACTAGCTAAGCCTGCCACCTTCAACAACAAAGTCCAGGTTCTTCCCATAGCCACCACCAACGTCCGGCCAGGCACTATCTGTACACTTTCAGGTTTGGACTGGAGTCAAGAAAACAATG GCAGGCACCCTGACTTAAGGCAGAATCTGGAGGCTCCGGTGATGACTGACAAAGACTGCCAGAAAACTCAACAAGGAAGCAACCACAGAAACTCCTTATGTGTCAAATTTGGGAAAGTATTCAGCCGAATTTTTGGG GAGGTTGCCGTAGCTACTGTCATTTGTAAAAACAAGCTCCAGGGAATTGAAGTTGGACATTTCATGGGAGGGGACGTGGGCATCTACACCAATATTTACTCATATGTCCCATGGATTGAGAAAACCACTAAGGAGAAGATGAAATGA
- the Prss37 gene encoding probable inactive serine protease 37 isoform X1, protein MLSLSQGKESCSSQLCPQKFFKKGTALFTHSSVQKEDHAPYLAYLKSNFNPCVGVLIKASWVLAPSHCYLPNLRVMLGNFKSRVRDGTEQTIYPIQIIRYWNYSHTAPQDDLMLIKLAKPATFNNKVQVLPIATTNVRPGTICTLSGLDWSQENNGRHPDLRQNLEAPVMTDKDCQKTQQGSNHRNSLCVKFGKVFSRIFGEVAVATVICKNKLQGIEVGHFMGGDVGIYTNIYSYVPWIEKTTKEKMK, encoded by the exons ATGCTCTCCCTGAGCCAAGGTAAAGAATCCTGTTCCTCACAGCTCTGTCCTCAGAAATTCTTCAAGAAAG GAACAGCTTTATTCACTCACTCATCTGTGCAGAAAGAGGACCATGCTCCTTACTTAGCATACCTCAAGTCTAACTTCAACCCCTGTGTGGGTGTCCTAATCAAGGCCAGCTGGGTGCTGGCCCCATCCCACTGCTATTTACC AAATCTGAGGGTGATGTTGGGAAATTTCAAGAGCAGAGTCAGAGATGGAACAGAGCAGACAATTTATCCCATCCAGATTATCCGCTACTGGAACTACAGCCACACAGCCCCACAGGATGACCTCATGCTTATTAAACTAGCTAAGCCTGCCACCTTCAACAACAAAGTCCAGGTTCTTCCCATAGCCACCACCAACGTCCGGCCAGGCACTATCTGTACACTTTCAGGTTTGGACTGGAGTCAAGAAAACAATG GCAGGCACCCTGACTTAAGGCAGAATCTGGAGGCTCCGGTGATGACTGACAAAGACTGCCAGAAAACTCAACAAGGAAGCAACCACAGAAACTCCTTATGTGTCAAATTTGGGAAAGTATTCAGCCGAATTTTTGGG GAGGTTGCCGTAGCTACTGTCATTTGTAAAAACAAGCTCCAGGGAATTGAAGTTGGACATTTCATGGGAGGGGACGTGGGCATCTACACCAATATTTACTCATATGTCCCATGGATTGAGAAAACCACTAAGGAGAAGATGAAATGA